A single genomic interval of Macadamia integrifolia cultivar HAES 741 chromosome 6, SCU_Mint_v3, whole genome shotgun sequence harbors:
- the LOC122082619 gene encoding tyrosine N-monooxygenase-like yields MRRVVASEVLSPTRLRLLLGKRTEEADNLVHYVYSQCTSGSVVDVRVAVRQYSGNVIRKMMFNKRYLGKGRKDGGPGVEEEEYVDALFTVLSYLYVFCISDYMPSLRRFDLNGHEKIVKEATRIVNKYHDPIIDERIREWKEGKKEAQDLLDILISVKDSDGKPLLSTEEIKAQVADLIYAAVDNPSNAVEWALAEMINQPEMLCKATEEIDKVVGKERLVQESDTPQLNYIKACAREAFRLHPIAPFNLPHVSNADTMVAGYFIPKGSHVILSRIGLGRNPKVWDDPLKFKPERHLKDPSVEVKLVEPELRFISFSTGRRGCMGAALGSAMTVMLLARLLQGFNWGVTLGESKIELSESKTDLFLAKPLLANAKQRLELDVYPIH; encoded by the exons atgagaagggtGGTGGCTTCTGAGGTTCTCAGTCCCACGAGACTTCGATTGCTTCTTGGGAAACGAACAGAAGAGGCTGATAATCTTGTCCACTATGTGTACAGCCAATGCACTAGTGGTTCAGTTGTGGACGTAAGAGTTGCAGTTAGACAATATAGTGGCAATGTCATTAGGAAGATGATGTTCAACAAGAGATACCTTGGGAAAGGAAGGAAGGATGGAGGGCCTggcgttgaagaagaagaatatgttGATGCACTCTTCACTGTGCTTTCTTACCTATACGTATTTTGTATATCAGATTATATGCCTAGTTTGAGAAGGTTTGATTTGAATGGACATGAGAAGATCGTGAAGGAGGCTACTAGGATTGTTAACAAGTACCATGACCCCATAATTGATGAGAGGATTCGAGAatggaaagaagggaagaaagaggcTCAAGATCTTCTTGATATCCTCATTTCAGTGAAAGATTCAGATGGGAAGCCATTGCTATCTACTGAAGAGATCAAAGCTCAAGTTGCG GACTTAATATATGCAGCGGTGGACAATCCATCAAATGCAGTTGAATGGGCATTGGCAGAGATGATCAACCAACCTGAGATGCTTTGTAAAGCTACTGAAGAAATTGATAAAGTCGTCGGAAAGGAGAGATTAGTCCAGGAGTCCGACACACCACAGCTAAATTACATCAAGGCATGTGCTAGGGAAGCTTTTCGTCTCCACCCGATAGCCCCTTTTAATCTTCCACATGTCTCCAATGCCGATACAATGGTGGCAGGTTATTTCATTCCTAAGGGCAGCCATGTTATATTAAGTCGAATTGGGCTGGGTCGCAACCCTAAAGTTTGGGATGACCCACTCAAGTTCAAGCCTGAGCGCCATTTGAAGGATCCCTCAGTTGAGGTTAAGTTGGTTGAGCCAGAGTTGCGGTTCATCTCATTTAGCACTGGGAGGCGTGGGTGCATGGGGGCCGCACTTGGCTCTGCCATGACTGTTATGTTGTTGGCTAGGCTTCTACAAGGTTTCAACTGGGGAGTAACCCTTGGTGAGTCAAAGATTGAGCTCAGTGAGTCGAAAACCGATCTTTTCTTGGCTAAACCTCTGCTTGCAAATGCTAAGCAACGTTTGGAATTGGATGTTTACCCAATTCACTAG
- the LOC122082073 gene encoding tryptophan N-monooxygenase CYP79A68-like yields the protein MKNNTSNIFSPFLTLPWGVTPDWVATSLGGTLISFIHPTIALLILVSLLFIALFQSQIHKKPRSAPLPPGPTPWPIVGSIPELFPKEPVFQWIHGFMKEMNTEIACFRFGDVHVIPVTCPEIAREFLKKQDATFASRPITMATEYVSRGFLAIADTPWGDQ from the coding sequence ATGAAGAACAACACCTCTAACATCTTTTCTCCATTCCTTACCCTCCCATGGGGAGTTACTCCTGATTGGGTAGCCACCAGCCTTGGTGGAACCCTCATAAGCTTCATCCACCCAACCATTGCACTTCTCATTcttgtttcccttcttttcaTTGCCCTATTTCAGTCTCAGATTCACAAGAAACCGAGGTCAGCTCCACTCCCACCCGGTCCGACACCATGGCCTATAGTAGGGAGCATTCCGGAATTATTCCCAAAGGAGCCGGTATTCCAGTGGATACATGGGTTCATGAAAGAAATGAATACTGAAATTGCGTGTTTTCGATTCGGTGATGTGCATGTCATTCCAGTTACTTGCCCGGAGATTGCTCgagaatttttgaaaaaacaagatgcTACGTTTGCTTCAAGACCAATTACAATGGCGACCGAGTACGTGAGCCGTGGGTTCTTGGCCATAGCTGATACACCATGGGGTGATCaatag
- the LOC122082780 gene encoding transcription factor VOZ1-like, with product MGKGSKSVCKSASHQLFKDKAKNRVDDLQGIFTLLQSSRKEGHTGDTAVLEEQVHQILREWKAELNESSPASSLIGGSTDSFSSDIRRMLQRCDEEDDATSALAEPPNPKPEPDDQIIRAGDNTAFQEVILSSFLG from the exons ATGGGAAAAGGTTCGAAGAGTGTTTGCAAGTCAGCGTCCCATCAGCTCTTCAAGGATAAAGCGAAGAACAGGGTGGATGATCTCCAGGGTATTTTTACGTTGCTACAATCATCTAGGAAAGAAGGCCACACGGGCGATACTGCTGTTCTGGAGGAGCAAGTGCATCAGATTCTCCGCGAGTGGAAAGCTGAACTCAACGAGTCTTCTCCTGCATCCTCTTTGATT GGTGGTAGTACTGATTCTTTCTCTTCAGATATCCGCCGTATGTTGCAGCGTTGTGATGAGGAAGACGATGCAACCAGTGCATTAGCAGAGCCCCCTAACCCTAAGCCTGAACCTGATGATCAAATCATTCGGGCGGGAGATAACACTGCTTTCCAGGAGGTGATTTTATCATCTTTTTTAGGTTAA